GGAAATGGGAAACCGGGTCATGACATCGGCGGCATCCCGGTTCAATGCGGCCATCAGCTCGGTAATCTCTTTGACCTGATCCAGGGACGTCAGGCCGGCTTTCACGGCCGTGTTCATGACCCCTGTGCCCAGCGGCTTGGTAAGAATCAGCCGGTCTCCGGGTCTCAACCCCTGGTTGGCCAGAATCCGGTCCGGGTGAACAAATCCGGTGACGGACAACCCATACTTGAGTTCATCATCCTCCACACTGTGCCCCCCTAAGAGCACGGTACCGGATTCTTCCAGTACACGGATGCCTCCGGCCAAAATTTTCTTCAGAACCGTCATGTCCATGGCACCCAAAGGAAACGCCACCAGATTCATGGCGGTTTTGGGAATACCGCCCATGGCATAGACATCGGACAAGGCATTGGCTGCGGCAATCCGGCCGAAATCATAGGGATCATCCACTATGGGGGTAAAAAAATCCACGGTCTGAATCAATGCCAGATCATCGCTGACTTTGTACACACCGGCATCATCGGCCGTTCCCATCCCCACCAGAACATTTTCATTGGTCGGCACCGTCAATCCGTTCAATGCGGCCGCCAGATCCCCGGGCGGCAATTTTGCCGCTCACCCGGCCCCTTTCACACACTGGGTCAACCGGATGGGTTGTACGGGGTTATTTGACGTCTGATTCATCTCATCTCCTTGAAAAATTTTTATTTAAACCATTATTATTTCTCATTTCCGGCTTCAGATCAAATTCAAAATTTCTGTTACAGACCATGGGTTCCATAGAAATAATCAATAACCGACGTAATGGCGGCAGGGGAAGAAAATTTTTTCCGGCTGAAAAGACTTCGGAGGGGAAAACAAAAAACCCCGACAAGATAAGGAGGACCATCTTGTCGGGGTGATGACATTTAATTTGGCTCCCCAGCACGGACTTGAACCGCGGACCCATTGGTTAACAGCCAATTGCTCTGCCAACTGAGCTACTGGGGAGCATGTCTTGAATCAAGACTCGACGTTTATATAAGATCACCCGCTGGTTGTCAAGATAAAAAAACAAAAATTTGACAGGGGTTTTCGGAAAGGGTAATAATGCACCGGACATAGCGCCTGACACAACCATATTAACATATCAACCCAGGAAACAGGACACACCATGATTACTGAACAGGGCATTGTCACCCGGGCCACTCCGGATGTGGCACTGATTAAAACCAACCGGGCCGCAGCCTGTGAGGTCTGCTCGGCCAAAGACAGTTGCGGCACCATCCACCGGGGCAAAGAGATGACTGTGGAGGTCCCCAACACATTAGGGGTCGAAACCGGAGATTCCGTGCTGATCGGCATGCAGACAAAATCCGCGCTGCTGCTGACCTTTCTGATCTATGTTGTCCCGATTCTCTGCCTGGTCGCCGGTGCGTTGACCGGTGATGCCTTGGGCCCTTTACTCCGGATCAATGCGTCATTTGCCGCCATGGTATTGGGTTTTTCTTTTTTCGGCATCGCTTTTGTCATTC
The window above is part of the Desulfotignum phosphitoxidans DSM 13687 genome. Proteins encoded here:
- the selD gene encoding selenide, water dikinase SelD — its product is MNQTSNNPVQPIRLTQCVKGAGUAAKLPPGDLAAALNGLTVPTNENVLVGMGTADDAGVYKVSDDLALIQTVDFFTPIVDDPYDFGRIAAANALSDVYAMGGIPKTAMNLVAFPLGAMDMTVLKKILAGGIRVLEESGTVLLGGHSVEDDELKYGLSVTGFVHPDRILANQGLRPGDRLILTKPLGTGVMNTAVKAGLTSLDQVKEITELMAALNRDAADVMTRFPISACTDITGFGLLGHLAEMVTGTGVGVRVFSDQIPLISGALEFAGMGLVPGGAFRNRQFRAAMVHLDDGFSPALRDLFFDPQTSGGLLMGCPENRSRDLVTALHDQKIACAAVIGEVLDQNPGKIEVV
- a CDS encoding SoxR reducing system RseC family protein; protein product: MITEQGIVTRATPDVALIKTNRAAACEVCSAKDSCGTIHRGKEMTVEVPNTLGVETGDSVLIGMQTKSALLLTFLIYVVPILCLVAGALTGDALGPLLRINASFAAMVLGFSFFGIAFVILHKKSAAMNQKSEFKPVLIRKTKPVTAPACKPSSK